The Bartonella sp. HY328 genome contains the following window.
TTCGTTTTTGTACTCAGACGGCAATATTATTAATATTATTTTCAAATGATAACAACAATTTATTGCTTAAGGCTTTTCGATGCGCGCAATTATCTTTACGGCAAGCTTGCGGCCTTCTTTACCTTGCTATGCTACAAGTTTGCTGCAAAGGTAAAATCGTTTATATTTTTCCTCAAAATTACGGAAAGTCCCTTATTTTAACGACAAAACCGTTACACCTTTGCAACCAAAAAATAGTTAAAAACACCAATATTACACCACGCCAACGCGCTACTGCTCTTTAAACTGTGCGAATGGCTTTCAATAAAAAAGCAGTGGCTAGACAAGCCAATGCAAAGCGTTATGCCGAAAAGAGCGATAAAGCAAATTATAAACAGCCCAAAAAATAATTTACCGTACCCACGACGTTCAATGCACATAGGTCCAATGCATATAGCAATTAAAGCCCGATTACTTGATCATTGCTAGTGAATGTAAAATTTTACTGTTAAAATAGACAAAATTCTTGTATGGCTTTTCAAAATTAGAAAAATTCAAAAATTAAAATCATATTTATTGGATTAAAGAGTTTGGATAAAAACCAAACCAGATAAGCACATCAAAGTTTTCAATTAAAACATGATGTATCTCTTTAGGAATGAAAATAAGGACTATGTAATGAGCGAGCTTCCAGCATGCCCACAATGCAATTCAACCTATACCTATGAAGACGGCAGCAATTATATTTGCCCAGAATGTGGGAATGAGTGGAATGCATCAACCCAAAATAGCGATAAAATTGTTGTCCGCGACGCTAATGGTACCGAACTTAATGATGGCGACACGGTAAGCGTCATCAAAGATCTTAAGGTTAAAGGATCATCATCGGTGGTTAAAGTTGGTACCAAGGTTAAAAATATTCGCCTTGTTGACGGTGATCATGACATTGACTGCAAAATTCCCGGCATTGGCCAAATGGGCTTAAAGTCTGAATTTGTTAAAAAAGTACAAGAATAAAATATTCAATCGGAGCATTTTGTGCAATTGGTAAGATGCTCCGGTTCATTGCTAGGACAACACCAAGTCCAAGAGCCTTTTTCTAGCAGCTTAACAACCCAAAAGTTTAATAAAGAAGCAATCGATAATTCAGTGTTTGCCCTTATTAAAAATATTGCCTGCTGAATAGCAGCGCTTCATGCTTTATGTTTATAAATCAATAAAACACCACTTTATTTAAATGCCGAAATAGCTGAAACCAAAGCAATCTCGGATCAGGACCTGTTTGCAATATGCATGCGCCCTATGAGCTAACAAGGCAGCTTCCCCGATCACAACCATATGAATAGCCAAAGAAAACATGTCATGCTATTTTAACTTAATAAATATGCTTGGTATGTGTAAATATTTTACCTAGAAGCTTACCAAATGATAAAATTAAGTGCCTAAACTACTCTGTTCCTGTGCCTAGAGTTTGGTTTTATTTTAAAAAAACAAAACATAATAATACTTAAAATTAAATATTATTAATGTATATATAAAGTATTAAAATGTTTTATCATCGATTGCTTGATTTTTTATCGACATAAAATCAGACTCGCCCATTATATATACACGTAAAAAACCCCGTATAAGCCTAACTATCAAGCCAATACGAACAGAATCACCACCAAACCCTAGTTCGAAAAAAACTAACCAATAAAAATACTAGTAAGAATAAAACAAACTATACTTAATTAAAAGCTGATAAATTGTTTGAAAATGAATGCAAAATGAACAAATCCTCAAAATATCTTTCATTTTGTTTCTAAAGTTTAAATAATTTAGCTTTTTTATTAAAAATACTATTGGACTATTCTTCTGATATGGTTTATATATAAGCGATAAATAATTTAAAAAAATGGAGTTATCATGATTAAGAAACTTATCCTTGGCTGTTCATTACTTTTAATTGCCCCTGCTATTGCTAGCGCTCAAAGTGCTACAGGCGAATGCGCTGCTGAAAAAGCTGCGATCCAGAAGCAGATCGATTATGCTCGTCAGCATGGCCATATCCATAAAGTTGCTGGCCTTGAAAAGGCTTTGAGTGAAGTAAACCAGCATTGCACCGACGCAGGTC
Protein-coding sequences here:
- a CDS encoding zinc ribbon domain-containing protein YjdM; its protein translation is MSELPACPQCNSTYTYEDGSNYICPECGNEWNASTQNSDKIVVRDANGTELNDGDTVSVIKDLKVKGSSSVVKVGTKVKNIRLVDGDHDIDCKIPGIGQMGLKSEFVKKVQE
- a CDS encoding DUF1090 domain-containing protein, with amino-acid sequence MIKKLILGCSLLLIAPAIASAQSATGECAAEKAAIQKQIDYARQHGHIHKVAGLEKALSEVNQHCTDAGRRASNLQKVAEKEHKVAQRKAELEDAKLGGDAKKIAKKTKKVEEAVRELEEARSNVK